In Aliamphritea ceti, a single window of DNA contains:
- a CDS encoding Lrp/AsnC family transcriptional regulator: MRTTNISLDPFDIKILRELQRDANQSNQELAEKVGLTAAPCSRRVKQLEESGVIQQKVVRIDERAVNLDLIAILHISMDKHIPERFEEFEATINRFPEVMECYLITGHDADYQLKVAVPDMDRYHDILLGKITRIRGVTGVKSAFIMRKIVDTTSVPLDYIQP, translated from the coding sequence ATGCGTACAACCAATATCAGTTTAGACCCGTTTGATATAAAAATATTGCGCGAATTACAGCGTGACGCTAACCAGTCAAATCAAGAACTTGCTGAAAAGGTAGGTCTTACAGCAGCGCCCTGCTCCCGCCGGGTTAAACAGCTGGAAGAATCCGGCGTAATCCAGCAAAAAGTCGTGCGTATCGATGAACGGGCGGTCAATCTGGACCTTATCGCCATCCTGCATATCAGCATGGATAAGCACATCCCGGAACGTTTTGAAGAGTTTGAAGCGACTATTAATCGCTTTCCTGAAGTCATGGAATGTTACCTGATCACCGGACATGACGCGGATTATCAATTAAAAGTCGCGGTACCGGATATGGACCGCTACCACGATATTCTGCTCGGTAAGATCACCCGGATACGGGGCGTGACTGGTGTAAAGTCTGCTTTCATCATGCGTAAGATTGTCGATACAACCTCAGTACCACTGGATTACATCCAGCCCTGA
- a CDS encoding DEAD/DEAH box helicase, giving the protein MSEQTDNFPDLGLDHRLLQNLDHQAITTPTEIQAQSIPLALAGHDLIASSKTGSGKTLAFLLPMMHRLMKKRALSKRDPRAIILAPTRELAKQVFTQLRALTSGGQTKIALVLGGENFNDQIKALQKDPHVVVATPGRLANHIEERSLQLNGLELLIMDEADRMLDLGFAEQLTLINKAADHRLRQTLMFSATLDHAQVDDMADQLLKSPKRVAIGAANAEHKDITQEVILCDHLDHKEALLQNVLANRSYQQAIIFTATRTDTERLSALLQAADISCAALSGEMSQSERNRIMDGFSRGHQQVLVTTDVASRGLDLLQVSLVINFDMPKQAEEYVHRIGRTGRAGAKGEAVSFVGPKDWDSFKRIERFLQRHLQRAVIEGLEAKFKGIKPAKPVKKAASGEAPVAAKPKPKAKPKQDQRSRRQAKAALVSDDGLAPLKKKR; this is encoded by the coding sequence TTGTCTGAGCAAACCGATAATTTTCCGGATCTGGGATTAGATCATCGCCTGCTGCAGAATCTTGATCATCAGGCGATTACAACGCCAACAGAGATTCAGGCACAGTCTATACCGCTGGCGCTGGCTGGCCACGATCTGATTGCCTCATCGAAAACCGGTTCAGGCAAAACCCTGGCATTCTTACTGCCAATGATGCACCGGCTGATGAAAAAGCGTGCCCTGAGTAAGCGCGATCCCCGTGCAATTATTCTGGCGCCTACCCGTGAGCTGGCTAAGCAGGTGTTTACGCAGTTAAGAGCACTGACCAGTGGTGGTCAGACTAAGATTGCTCTGGTGCTGGGTGGCGAAAATTTTAATGACCAGATTAAAGCCTTACAGAAAGATCCTCACGTGGTGGTCGCAACCCCTGGACGCTTGGCGAACCATATTGAAGAACGTAGCTTGCAGCTTAACGGGCTTGAATTGCTGATCATGGACGAAGCAGACCGAATGCTGGATCTGGGCTTTGCTGAGCAACTGACGCTGATTAATAAGGCTGCGGATCACCGTTTGCGTCAGACACTGATGTTTTCTGCCACACTGGATCATGCTCAGGTTGATGACATGGCTGATCAGTTGCTGAAGTCGCCTAAGCGAGTGGCAATTGGTGCGGCAAACGCAGAGCACAAAGATATTACTCAGGAAGTTATTCTATGTGATCATCTGGATCATAAAGAAGCCCTGTTACAGAACGTGCTGGCTAACCGCAGTTATCAGCAGGCGATTATTTTTACGGCTACCCGTACGGATACTGAGCGTTTATCTGCATTGCTGCAGGCAGCAGATATCAGCTGTGCGGCACTCAGTGGTGAGATGAGTCAGAGTGAGCGTAACCGGATTATGGATGGTTTCAGTCGCGGCCATCAGCAAGTACTTGTAACCACTGACGTGGCGTCACGAGGCCTGGATTTGTTACAGGTATCCTTAGTAATTAACTTCGACATGCCCAAGCAGGCAGAAGAATACGTTCACCGTATTGGCCGTACTGGCCGTGCCGGTGCTAAAGGTGAAGCGGTCTCTTTTGTTGGCCCGAAAGACTGGGATTCATTTAAGCGTATCGAGCGCTTTTTGCAGCGTCATCTGCAACGTGCAGTGATAGAAGGGCTGGAAGCGAAGTTTAAAGGTATTAAGCCGGCTAAACCGGTTAAGAAAGCGGCTTCAGGTGAAGCTCCTGTTGCTGCTAAGCCTAAGCCAAAAGCTAAGCCTAAGCAGGATCAGCGAAGTCGTCGTCAGGCGAAAGCAGCACTGGTTTCTGATGATGGACTGGCACCGCTGAAGAAGAAGCGCTAA
- a CDS encoding SPOR domain-containing protein has product MAAIKVAIQRMFKPSAPWMIPLVCGMPLSLEAAQQADCYQSYSERDLVTAQQTCQGLAEQNDARAAFILATIYYQEGTDAGDQRGIFWDKIAAENGHAEAAYRLALAYQLGQGLEQDNTQAVRWYTQAAQAHHAKAQRSLGAMYEGGYGVKQNIQQAYAWYKRAAAQGLPDAQLRLGTMFFEGRGVKADRVQAQHWIRKSAEAGNHNAQLALGVMLAEIDPQDSARWYQRSADQGNVSAKQNLALIYFSGQGVERDLPKALALVDEAIESGNYSSQALRAEIVAELKPEGTEVVSAEPVIAELVIADSAAGLDATEEQTVNNSPVDLELTKAADASVTVAAVSEESAASVVPDSEKNVAQNSATEASASAAQENILVAAAEKQSADNGAAGQEVVDVASSPDEPKALLALASVEVSADTLTQITESAPPAASASTVAVSAVTEDTESVKPTDNETITLAVTSVEAVNAADEESTKQLPVVTPVEPLMEKESGPYGMEADGWLMKQPAERYVIQLTNGEFKEGMEKYIRRAGLKSVKGWHFYRTQRDAGLYYVLVYGEYETVAAAKKALAKLPRKARRSHWVRQYSTLQKLYRTPGSLPPAE; this is encoded by the coding sequence ATGGCTGCTATTAAAGTTGCTATACAACGGATGTTTAAGCCTTCCGCTCCATGGATGATTCCTTTGGTGTGTGGAATGCCTTTGTCGCTGGAAGCGGCACAACAAGCTGATTGTTACCAGTCTTACTCTGAGCGTGATTTAGTTACTGCTCAGCAGACTTGCCAGGGGCTGGCAGAACAGAATGATGCCCGTGCGGCTTTTATTCTGGCGACAATTTATTATCAGGAAGGTACTGACGCTGGCGATCAGCGTGGTATTTTCTGGGATAAAATAGCTGCAGAAAATGGCCATGCTGAGGCCGCTTACAGACTGGCCCTGGCTTATCAGTTAGGTCAGGGGCTGGAGCAGGATAATACTCAGGCAGTCCGTTGGTATACTCAGGCCGCTCAGGCCCATCACGCGAAAGCCCAGCGCAGTTTAGGCGCAATGTATGAAGGCGGCTACGGCGTTAAACAGAATATTCAGCAAGCATATGCCTGGTATAAACGTGCAGCTGCTCAGGGTTTGCCGGATGCACAGTTGCGTTTGGGAACAATGTTTTTTGAAGGCCGTGGCGTTAAAGCTGACCGTGTTCAGGCCCAGCACTGGATTCGTAAATCAGCAGAAGCCGGAAATCATAATGCCCAGTTGGCGCTGGGCGTAATGCTGGCTGAGATTGATCCACAGGATAGTGCGCGCTGGTATCAGCGTTCGGCTGATCAGGGCAATGTATCTGCTAAGCAAAATCTGGCTTTAATTTATTTCAGCGGTCAGGGTGTCGAGCGGGATTTACCTAAAGCACTGGCGCTGGTGGATGAAGCTATTGAGTCTGGTAATTATTCTTCCCAAGCTTTACGGGCTGAAATTGTTGCAGAGCTGAAGCCTGAAGGTACAGAGGTTGTCAGTGCAGAGCCAGTGATTGCGGAGCTTGTAATTGCTGACAGTGCTGCAGGGCTTGATGCTACTGAAGAACAAACTGTTAATAACAGTCCTGTCGATTTAGAACTTACAAAAGCAGCAGATGCTTCTGTCACTGTAGCTGCTGTGTCTGAAGAGTCTGCAGCATCCGTTGTGCCTGATTCTGAAAAAAATGTTGCTCAAAACTCAGCTACTGAAGCGTCTGCTTCGGCTGCCCAGGAAAATATTCTTGTTGCTGCAGCAGAAAAACAGTCAGCCGATAATGGCGCGGCCGGTCAGGAAGTAGTAGATGTTGCTTCTTCACCGGACGAACCAAAAGCCTTACTGGCTTTAGCTTCTGTTGAGGTGAGTGCTGATACGCTGACACAAATAACGGAATCTGCACCGCCGGCAGCCAGTGCCAGCACGGTTGCGGTAAGTGCTGTGACGGAAGATACAGAGTCAGTCAAACCGACTGACAATGAAACTATTACGCTGGCTGTAACTTCAGTTGAAGCAGTGAATGCTGCGGATGAAGAATCTACTAAGCAATTGCCTGTTGTTACACCCGTTGAGCCCTTGATGGAGAAAGAGTCTGGCCCTTATGGGATGGAAGCGGATGGCTGGCTGATGAAGCAGCCTGCTGAGCGTTATGTTATTCAGCTGACAAACGGTGAGTTTAAAGAAGGCATGGAGAAGTACATTCGCCGTGCCGGTCTGAAAAGTGTAAAAGGTTGGCATTTTTATCGCACCCAGCGAGATGCAGGTCTTTACTATGTTCTGGTATACGGCGAATACGAAACTGTTGCAGCAGCGAAGAAAGCATTGGCTAAATTGCCCCGTAAAGCGCGGCGAAGTCACTGGGTTCGTCAGTACAGTACTTTGCAAAAGTTATACAGAACTCCCGGTTCATTACCTCCTGCCGAATAG
- the rapA gene encoding RNA polymerase-associated protein RapA — MSRPLSEFIPGQRWISNTESNLGLGVVVDVANRRVVMSFPAVQEERTYAIDNAPLSRVIYPVGEQVKSYQGLEIVISEVIEEDGGVYYLGFDAEGEDHSIDELELDSSVHFSKPHDRLFAGQVEKNNRFQLRLETLKHQHQHVKSPGFGLIGPRVQLLPHQMFIAHQVGERFAPRVLLADEVGLGKTIEAGLVLHQQLTSGKSSRALIVVPDSLIHQWLVEMLRRFNLRFTILDELRCTALEMSDEGVNPFETAQLVLCTLPFLTNSTQRQAQAIMAGWDMLIVDEAHHLEWAEDAISTEYACIEALSAEIKGLLLLTATPEQLGMEGHFARLRLLDPDRYYDLAKFREEEASYQPVRKLMEALLADDVLEQIQDAAVQASLAEYLGQARIDALLDAARNLEDFVAFDELLQTTISELLDHHGTGRVLFRNTRDAVEGFPERILHQYPLPEPDFYLESEKQLLDGADLDLLLHPEKVFQDRWLEADPRVEWLVEWLAANRDEKTLVICAAASTAKQLEEHLRLYEGVRSAVFHEGMSLVNRDRAAAYFADEDDSAQVLICSEIGSEGRNFQFASNLVLFDLPLNPDLLEQRIGRLDRIGQKNDVNLHVPYFTEAQGHLLAWYEQGLNCFATACPAGSALFERFETPLLTMLRGHANDDEAEKLISETRAAADETMAALQAGRNKLLEMNSCDPLRAAELIENIDNASASSKLSKFMEKVFDQFGVEQQHHSTNSIVLHPSDHMHCESFPGLPEEGMTATFNRTTALSREDMHFLSWEHPMVAGAMDMILSGEFGNAAVCSIKLPPLKPGTLLLESIFTLHCAAPKHLQVQRYLPETLVRIVVDVNKTDLSKVLTEQHINNLAERVGKRQAVDIVKHTRTEINAMVAEAEELAEKQQPAIYAAAQENVSHVLGAEIERMVALAEINPNIRAEEIAALVERQELLEGYLETLQLKLDAIRVIVAT, encoded by the coding sequence GTGAGTCGTCCTTTGTCAGAGTTTATTCCCGGTCAGCGCTGGATCAGTAACACCGAATCAAATCTGGGGTTGGGGGTTGTTGTTGATGTTGCCAACCGCCGTGTCGTGATGAGTTTCCCTGCCGTTCAGGAAGAGCGCACCTATGCAATTGATAATGCGCCGCTTAGTCGGGTAATTTATCCGGTAGGCGAGCAGGTGAAGTCCTACCAGGGATTGGAAATTGTCATCAGCGAAGTAATAGAAGAAGATGGCGGCGTGTACTATCTGGGTTTTGATGCCGAAGGTGAAGATCACAGTATTGATGAGCTGGAGCTTGATAGCTCGGTTCACTTCAGTAAGCCCCATGACCGCTTATTTGCCGGTCAGGTTGAAAAGAATAACCGTTTTCAGCTACGGCTGGAAACTCTGAAGCACCAGCATCAGCATGTTAAATCACCGGGTTTTGGACTCATTGGTCCCCGGGTACAACTGTTGCCGCATCAGATGTTTATTGCCCATCAGGTAGGCGAGCGTTTTGCGCCACGCGTATTACTGGCCGACGAAGTAGGCTTAGGTAAAACCATTGAAGCGGGTCTGGTCCTGCATCAGCAGTTGACCAGCGGTAAATCCAGCCGGGCACTAATCGTTGTACCAGACAGTCTGATTCACCAGTGGCTGGTGGAAATGCTGCGACGTTTTAATCTGCGTTTTACGATTCTGGATGAGTTGCGCTGTACTGCACTGGAAATGTCCGATGAAGGGGTAAACCCGTTTGAGACTGCTCAGTTGGTGCTTTGTACTTTACCTTTCCTGACCAACAGCACTCAGCGCCAGGCGCAAGCCATTATGGCTGGCTGGGATATGCTGATTGTCGATGAGGCGCACCATCTTGAGTGGGCTGAAGATGCAATCAGTACTGAATATGCCTGTATCGAAGCTTTGTCTGCTGAAATTAAAGGTTTGTTGCTATTAACCGCAACACCAGAGCAGTTAGGTATGGAAGGGCACTTTGCCCGTTTGCGGTTACTTGATCCTGACCGTTATTACGATCTGGCTAAATTCCGTGAAGAAGAAGCCAGCTATCAGCCAGTACGTAAGCTGATGGAAGCACTACTGGCTGATGATGTACTGGAGCAGATTCAGGATGCTGCAGTACAGGCCTCACTGGCTGAGTATCTGGGACAGGCACGTATTGATGCTTTACTCGATGCGGCGCGGAACCTTGAAGACTTTGTAGCTTTTGATGAGTTGTTACAAACCACCATCAGCGAATTGCTGGATCATCATGGGACAGGCCGGGTATTGTTCCGAAATACCCGTGATGCCGTGGAAGGTTTCCCTGAGCGTATTCTGCATCAGTATCCTTTGCCGGAGCCTGATTTTTATCTGGAAAGCGAAAAGCAATTGCTTGACGGTGCAGATCTGGACTTATTGCTGCACCCTGAAAAAGTATTTCAGGATCGCTGGCTGGAAGCGGATCCCCGGGTAGAGTGGCTGGTTGAATGGCTGGCGGCTAACCGCGATGAAAAAACACTGGTTATCTGTGCGGCTGCCAGCACTGCGAAACAGCTGGAAGAACATTTACGTTTATATGAAGGCGTGCGTTCTGCTGTTTTCCATGAAGGCATGAGTCTGGTAAACCGTGACCGTGCAGCGGCGTATTTTGCTGATGAAGACGACAGTGCTCAAGTACTGATCTGCTCTGAAATTGGCAGTGAAGGTCGTAACTTCCAGTTTGCCAGTAATTTGGTGTTGTTCGATCTGCCATTGAATCCTGATTTACTGGAACAGCGGATTGGCCGTCTTGACCGTATTGGTCAGAAGAATGATGTAAACCTTCACGTGCCTTACTTTACTGAAGCCCAGGGGCATTTGCTGGCATGGTACGAGCAGGGACTGAATTGTTTTGCCACTGCTTGCCCGGCAGGCAGTGCTTTGTTTGAACGTTTTGAAACGCCGTTGCTGACAATGCTGCGTGGTCATGCCAATGACGATGAAGCAGAGAAGCTGATCAGTGAAACCCGTGCTGCTGCCGATGAAACTATGGCTGCATTGCAGGCGGGACGTAACAAGCTTCTGGAAATGAATTCCTGTGATCCGCTGCGGGCTGCCGAGCTTATCGAAAATATCGATAATGCCAGCGCCAGCAGTAAGCTGAGCAAGTTCATGGAAAAAGTGTTTGATCAGTTCGGTGTTGAACAGCAGCATCACAGTACTAACAGCATTGTGTTGCATCCAAGTGATCATATGCATTGTGAAAGCTTCCCGGGTTTACCGGAAGAGGGCATGACAGCAACCTTTAACCGGACCACAGCTCTGAGCCGTGAGGATATGCACTTCCTTAGCTGGGAGCATCCAATGGTAGCCGGTGCGATGGATATGATTCTGTCCGGTGAGTTTGGTAATGCTGCGGTGTGCAGTATTAAATTGCCACCACTGAAGCCGGGAACGCTATTGCTGGAAAGTATCTTTACTCTGCACTGTGCGGCGCCAAAGCATCTGCAAGTTCAGCGTTACCTGCCTGAAACTCTGGTACGTATTGTTGTCGATGTGAACAAAACGGATCTGAGTAAGGTGCTGACAGAACAGCATATCAATAATCTGGCAGAGCGGGTTGGTAAGCGTCAGGCCGTGGATATTGTTAAGCATACCCGCACTGAAATTAATGCCATGGTTGCCGAAGCTGAAGAGCTGGCTGAGAAGCAACAGCCAGCCATTTATGCGGCGGCGCAGGAAAATGTCAGCCATGTTCTGGGCGCAGAGATCGAGCGTATGGTTGCACTGGCTGAGATTAATCCGAATATTCGCGCTGAAGAAATTGCGGCACTGGTGGAGCGTCAGGAATTGCTGGAAGGCTATCTGGAAACCCTGCAGCTGAAGTTGGATGCAATTCGGGTTATTGTAGCCACCTGA
- the leuA gene encoding 2-isopropylmalate synthase codes for MFDHRKYKAFEPLALTDRTWPNQVITVSPDWCSVDLRDGNQALVNPMNVDQKTRMFDLLVKLGFKEIEVGFPSASQPDFDFVRKLIEEDRIPEDVTVQVLTQAREDLISRTYESLEGVRRAIVHVYNSTSTVQREQVFGKSREGIKAIAVQGAKLVKSYAERYPQTDWEFQYSPESFTGTEMDYAVEVCDAVIAEWQPENGQPMVINLPATVEMSTPNVFADQIEYFCRNVSQREHIRISLHTHNDRGCAVAAAELGVLAGADRIEGTLIGNGERTGNMDIVTMGMNLYSRGIDPKLNFSDIKEIIEVVEYCTELPVSARHPWAGELVYTAFSGSHQDAIRKSMNYHTDNGLDKWDVAYLPIDPRDIGREYEAVVRINSQSGKGGVALVLERDYNIELPKWMHGALSQKVQGEAEASGVEVSPTVIKELYDQHFVAVDPEWALGSYDLHTEDHQVNGQFSVGNSQFSGQGTGPLEALCQALSQRFSCSIEVQQFDQHAIGTGTAAQAQACIEVMIDEQLHHGVAVAEDTSAATMQALLSAFSRSQAAVAQAA; via the coding sequence ATGTTTGACCATCGTAAATATAAAGCTTTTGAGCCATTAGCATTAACCGACCGTACCTGGCCAAATCAGGTAATTACTGTTTCACCTGACTGGTGCAGTGTTGATCTTCGGGATGGTAATCAGGCACTGGTTAATCCGATGAATGTTGATCAGAAAACCCGCATGTTTGATTTGCTGGTTAAGCTGGGTTTCAAAGAAATCGAAGTAGGTTTCCCATCGGCTTCACAGCCGGATTTTGATTTTGTCCGTAAGCTGATCGAAGAAGACCGTATACCTGAAGATGTAACTGTTCAGGTACTGACTCAGGCGCGTGAAGATTTGATCTCCCGTACTTATGAGTCTCTGGAAGGTGTACGCCGCGCCATTGTTCACGTGTATAACTCTACTTCTACTGTTCAGCGTGAGCAGGTCTTTGGTAAGTCCCGTGAAGGTATTAAGGCGATTGCGGTGCAGGGCGCTAAGCTGGTTAAGTCCTATGCTGAGCGTTACCCGCAGACAGACTGGGAATTCCAGTATTCGCCAGAAAGTTTTACCGGCACCGAAATGGATTATGCGGTTGAAGTTTGTGATGCCGTTATCGCTGAATGGCAGCCAGAGAATGGTCAGCCAATGGTGATTAACTTGCCGGCGACTGTTGAGATGTCGACACCAAATGTTTTCGCTGATCAGATTGAATATTTCTGCCGTAACGTTAGTCAGCGTGAACATATCCGTATTAGCTTACATACTCATAATGACCGTGGTTGCGCAGTTGCTGCTGCCGAACTGGGTGTATTAGCCGGTGCAGACCGTATCGAAGGTACGCTGATCGGTAATGGTGAGCGTACCGGTAATATGGATATCGTAACCATGGGAATGAACCTTTACTCCCGTGGTATTGATCCGAAACTGAATTTTTCGGACATTAAAGAAATTATTGAAGTGGTGGAGTACTGCACAGAGTTGCCAGTGTCTGCCCGTCATCCATGGGCTGGCGAATTGGTATATACCGCTTTCTCCGGCAGCCATCAGGATGCTATCCGTAAATCAATGAACTACCACACAGACAATGGTCTGGATAAGTGGGATGTTGCTTACTTGCCTATTGATCCGCGTGATATTGGCCGTGAATATGAAGCTGTTGTACGCATTAACAGCCAGAGCGGCAAAGGTGGTGTAGCGCTGGTGTTAGAGCGTGATTACAACATTGAATTACCTAAGTGGATGCACGGTGCACTGAGCCAGAAGGTTCAGGGTGAGGCTGAAGCTTCGGGCGTTGAAGTATCTCCAACGGTGATTAAAGAGTTATACGACCAGCACTTTGTTGCTGTGGATCCTGAATGGGCATTGGGCAGCTATGATCTGCATACAGAAGACCACCAGGTAAATGGCCAGTTCAGTGTAGGTAACAGCCAGTTCAGTGGTCAGGGCACTGGCCCGCTGGAAGCATTATGTCAGGCGTTGAGCCAACGGTTCAGTTGCAGTATTGAAGTACAGCAGTTTGATCAGCACGCGATTGGTACTGGTACTGCGGCTCAGGCTCAGGCATGTATTGAAGTGATGATCGATGAGCAGTTACACCACGGTGTTGCCGTCGCGGAAGATACTTCAGCTGCTACTATGCAGGCACTGTTATCAGCGTTTAGCCGTAGTCAGGCTGCAGTCGCTCAGGCAGCTTGA
- a CDS encoding DEAD/DEAH box helicase yields the protein MSFIDLDLDLEILGALADNDFLKPTDIQQQAIPAILDGLDLLASAPTGTGKTLAFVLPGLQHILDNEPDSSSAPQVLILSPTRELAKQTYEVVKQQTANSHINSCLIVGGVPFGMQKGMLAERIDIMVATPGRLLELNAQQWLDMSLVDMLVIDEADRMLDMGFIDSVNQIADVLPQSRQTLMFSATLESDKIQKFASDLLNEDARCLEVEQPRHIPEHIKHSVYQADNEVHKDHLLKALVKSHEIDQAIIFVNTRKQVDHWVHVIRGLGITCAGLHGDLRQSDRGQRVKDMRRKRIKVMVATDVAGRGLDLPDINHVINLQLPMKADGYVHRAGRSGREGSTGYVWSIVDALDWPSLGRIERFIGQKLSRATYPGLGSKKPEPTEKKKLKTNTKTKTKTKVKSKVKGKAAKAKAKPTKKPKTGARPATPKPAASKSADNKKSAGSKPATARKPATKKPARKPKAD from the coding sequence ATGTCCTTTATCGATCTTGATCTGGACCTGGAAATCCTCGGCGCACTGGCCGACAACGACTTCCTCAAGCCTACTGATATTCAGCAACAGGCTATCCCTGCAATTCTGGACGGCCTTGACCTGCTGGCGAGCGCCCCAACCGGCACAGGTAAGACCCTGGCCTTTGTTCTGCCCGGGCTGCAGCACATACTCGATAACGAGCCGGACAGTAGCAGCGCACCGCAGGTTCTGATTCTCAGCCCGACACGGGAACTGGCCAAACAGACATACGAAGTCGTTAAACAGCAAACTGCCAACAGCCATATCAACAGCTGTCTGATTGTTGGTGGCGTGCCATTCGGTATGCAAAAAGGCATGCTCGCAGAACGCATTGATATCATGGTTGCAACACCTGGCCGTCTGCTTGAGCTGAATGCACAGCAATGGCTGGATATGTCCCTTGTAGACATGCTGGTAATAGATGAAGCAGACCGTATGTTGGATATGGGCTTTATTGACAGCGTTAATCAAATTGCCGATGTGTTGCCTCAGTCACGTCAAACACTGATGTTCTCAGCAACACTTGAAAGCGACAAGATTCAGAAGTTTGCCAGCGATTTGCTTAACGAAGACGCCCGCTGTCTTGAGGTCGAGCAGCCACGACACATTCCGGAACATATAAAACACAGCGTTTATCAGGCTGACAACGAAGTACATAAAGATCACCTTCTCAAAGCGCTGGTTAAAAGCCATGAGATTGATCAGGCAATCATCTTTGTAAACACCCGTAAGCAGGTTGATCACTGGGTACATGTTATTCGCGGCCTTGGTATCACCTGTGCTGGTTTACATGGCGACTTACGCCAGAGCGACCGCGGCCAGCGTGTTAAAGACATGCGCCGTAAGCGTATCAAGGTTATGGTTGCGACTGACGTTGCAGGCCGGGGTTTGGATTTGCCCGATATCAATCACGTCATTAATCTGCAATTACCTATGAAAGCCGATGGCTACGTTCATCGCGCAGGTCGCAGCGGTCGTGAAGGCAGCACCGGTTATGTCTGGTCAATTGTTGATGCGCTGGACTGGCCAAGCCTTGGCCGGATAGAACGTTTTATCGGTCAGAAACTCAGCCGGGCAACATACCCGGGGCTAGGATCGAAAAAACCTGAGCCGACTGAAAAGAAAAAGCTCAAAACCAATACAAAAACCAAGACCAAAACTAAGGTCAAGAGCAAGGTCAAAGGCAAAGCCGCCAAGGCAAAAGCTAAGCCAACCAAAAAGCCAAAAACAGGTGCCCGCCCTGCTACTCCAAAACCGGCCGCATCTAAATCTGCAGACAACAAAAAATCAGCGGGTAGCAAACCGGCTACAGCGCGTAAACCTGCTACGAAAAAGCCGGCACGAAAGCCAAAAGCTGATTAA